In Amycolatopsis solani, a single window of DNA contains:
- a CDS encoding beta-ketoacyl-[acyl-carrier-protein] synthase family protein, producing MDRSVVITGMDVLAPGGAGRKEFWDLLVSGRTATRRISFFDPSPFRSRVAGECDFDPAAAGLRPREIRRLDRAAQFAVTCAGEALADSGLDPGALDPGRIGVSLGSAVGATTSIEREYVVLSDSGREWLVDERHLSPHMYDYMVPSAAAAEVAWRAGAEGPVAMVATGCTAGLDAIGRGYELIMDGVADVVLAGGTDAPISPIAVACFDAIKATTPREDDPEHASRPFDRTRDGFVLAEGAAVLVLEEAGHARARGAHVYAEVAAHATRCNAYHMTGLRRDGREMAEAIGQALAQARCAPESVDYVNAHGSGTRQNDRHETAAVKLALGEHAYRVPVSSIKSMVGHSLGAIGSIEVAACALAVENDVVPPTANLHEPDPECDLDYVPLEARETRVDTALSVGSGFGGFQSAVVVRAWRGDR from the coding sequence GTGGACCGGAGTGTGGTGATCACCGGCATGGACGTGCTCGCGCCGGGCGGCGCGGGCCGGAAGGAGTTCTGGGACCTGCTCGTCTCCGGCCGCACGGCCACCCGGCGGATCTCCTTCTTCGACCCGAGCCCGTTCCGCTCGCGCGTGGCGGGCGAGTGCGACTTCGACCCGGCCGCCGCCGGCCTGCGGCCGCGGGAGATCCGGCGGCTCGACCGGGCCGCGCAGTTCGCCGTCACGTGCGCCGGGGAGGCGCTCGCCGACAGCGGCCTCGACCCGGGCGCGCTGGACCCCGGCCGGATCGGGGTGAGCCTCGGCAGCGCCGTGGGGGCGACCACGAGCATCGAGCGGGAGTACGTCGTGCTCTCCGACAGCGGCCGTGAGTGGCTGGTCGACGAACGGCACCTGTCCCCGCACATGTACGACTACATGGTGCCCAGCGCCGCCGCCGCCGAGGTCGCCTGGCGGGCCGGCGCCGAAGGGCCGGTCGCCATGGTCGCCACCGGGTGCACGGCCGGGCTGGACGCGATCGGCCGCGGGTACGAGCTGATCATGGACGGGGTCGCGGACGTCGTGCTCGCGGGCGGCACCGACGCCCCGATCTCCCCGATCGCCGTCGCGTGCTTCGACGCGATCAAGGCGACCACGCCGCGGGAGGACGACCCGGAGCACGCGTCCCGGCCGTTCGACCGCACCCGCGACGGGTTCGTCCTCGCCGAGGGCGCCGCGGTGCTGGTGCTGGAGGAGGCCGGGCACGCCCGGGCACGCGGCGCGCACGTCTACGCCGAGGTCGCCGCCCACGCCACCCGCTGCAACGCCTACCACATGACCGGACTGCGCCGGGACGGCCGCGAGATGGCCGAAGCGATCGGGCAGGCGCTCGCCCAGGCGCGGTGCGCGCCGGAGTCGGTCGACTACGTCAACGCGCACGGCTCTGGTACTCGCCAAAACGACCGCCACGAAACGGCCGCGGTCAAGCTCGCGCTGGGCGAGCACGCGTACCGCGTCCCGGTCAGCTCCATCAAGTCCATGGTCGGGCATTCGCTCGGCGCCATCGGCTCGATCGAGGTGGCCGCGTGCGCGCTGGCCGTCGAGAACGACGTGGTCCCGCCGACGGCGAACCTGCACGAGCCGGACCCCGAGTGCGACCTGGACTACGTGCCCCTCGAAGCGCGGGAGACCCGGGTGGACACCGCGCTTTCGGTGGGCAGCGGGTTCGGCGGGTTCCAGAGCGCGGTGGTGGTGCGCGCGTGGCGGGGGGACCGATGA